One Pseudonocardia abyssalis DNA segment encodes these proteins:
- a CDS encoding ATP-binding protein — MPRAPRPVDACIGRVSEIAAVEAALRGSRLVTLAGPGGVGKTRIALEVAWSVDDTYPDGVWFVPLGDLDLSADRASVAGAVLTGLGIADQSARPPEDKLAAHLADRRLLLVLDNCEHILPLVTPVVRDLLAASAGLRLLTTSRESLGLTGERVLAVPPLSVPAPSSVSTGTRVKELLESDAVRLLVERARAVDPDFEIGVDDARAVAELTAQLDGLPLAIELCATRLRSLSVGQLLERLNGRLDMEPRDPGGHEPRHRSLRGVIDWSYELCSPSHQVLWTRLAVFPTSFDIAAAEDVCGFDELARDEVLDGIDRLVARSVLLTERLPGGMRYRMLSTIREYAMERLIASGEVAPLRRRHRDYYLARISSVVRGWARPTHVDALQEMDAERPHYAAALSWSAVVEEEHDAGLEFAATLRYHWLSGGHLAEGRRWLALFLDKEGISTPTRGHGLWVASWVSMLQGDLDGAARYIDALAGLADEIDVEAHIHHWTGLLEVFSGRAEDAIVHLDRAATGHRRRGADALEMSARFMQSYALASVGRGAEAESVATDVVDRAGTTGDHLNHGWAWWMRAYARWKLGDPAAAEDALREVLLVQRNFRDRVCIAGTVALLAVVAESRGDAARADELAVTAVGLFTAIGTEPESLGWDFSRAWTATAATIAARSGVDDLATVARAVIVDQDEAQIVRDLIEQLGRPRTGAAHDAEPLAVLTRREREVAGLVAAGLTNREIAAQLVIAPRTADGHVERILSKLGVRRRSMVAALVVSAAAPAEPANSPHRGAADDPRRPFGL, encoded by the coding sequence GTGCCCAGAGCCCCACGACCGGTCGACGCGTGCATCGGCCGCGTCTCGGAGATCGCCGCGGTCGAAGCAGCGCTGCGCGGGTCCCGGTTGGTCACGCTGGCCGGCCCAGGTGGGGTCGGCAAGACCCGGATCGCATTGGAGGTGGCCTGGTCGGTCGACGACACCTACCCGGACGGCGTCTGGTTCGTCCCGCTCGGCGATCTCGACCTGAGCGCCGACCGCGCCTCGGTCGCCGGCGCGGTGCTGACCGGGCTGGGCATAGCGGACCAATCCGCCCGCCCGCCCGAGGACAAGCTGGCCGCGCACCTCGCCGATCGTAGGCTGCTCCTCGTCCTGGACAACTGCGAACACATCCTCCCCCTGGTCACGCCCGTCGTGCGGGACCTGCTCGCGGCCTCTGCCGGACTGCGGTTGCTCACCACGAGCCGCGAATCGCTCGGGCTCACCGGGGAACGGGTGCTGGCGGTACCTCCGCTGTCCGTTCCGGCGCCGTCGTCGGTGTCCACCGGCACCCGCGTGAAGGAACTCCTGGAGTCCGATGCCGTGAGGCTGCTCGTCGAACGGGCCCGTGCCGTCGACCCGGACTTCGAGATCGGCGTGGACGACGCCCGGGCCGTCGCCGAACTGACCGCCCAGCTCGACGGTCTGCCGCTGGCGATCGAGCTGTGCGCCACCCGCCTCCGCAGCCTGTCGGTGGGTCAGCTGTTGGAGAGGCTCAACGGCCGACTGGACATGGAGCCGCGCGATCCGGGCGGGCACGAGCCCCGGCACCGCTCCCTGCGCGGAGTCATCGACTGGAGCTACGAGCTCTGCTCGCCGTCGCACCAGGTGCTGTGGACACGGCTCGCGGTGTTCCCCACGTCGTTCGACATCGCGGCGGCCGAGGACGTCTGCGGGTTCGACGAGCTGGCCCGCGACGAGGTGCTGGACGGGATCGACCGGCTCGTCGCCCGGTCCGTCCTGCTCACCGAGCGGCTGCCCGGCGGGATGCGCTACCGGATGCTCTCCACCATCCGCGAGTACGCGATGGAGAGGCTGATCGCCTCCGGCGAGGTGGCGCCGCTGCGTCGCCGCCACCGCGACTACTACCTCGCGCGGATCTCCTCGGTCGTCCGCGGCTGGGCGCGGCCCACCCACGTCGATGCCCTGCAGGAGATGGACGCCGAGCGCCCGCACTACGCGGCGGCGCTGAGCTGGTCCGCGGTGGTCGAGGAGGAACACGACGCGGGCCTGGAGTTCGCAGCGACGCTGCGCTACCACTGGCTCAGCGGCGGGCACCTCGCCGAGGGCCGACGCTGGCTCGCACTGTTCCTGGACAAGGAGGGGATCAGCACGCCGACCCGGGGGCACGGTCTGTGGGTCGCGTCCTGGGTGTCGATGCTGCAGGGCGACCTCGACGGCGCCGCGCGCTACATCGACGCGCTGGCCGGTCTCGCCGACGAGATCGACGTCGAGGCGCACATCCACCACTGGACGGGGCTGCTGGAGGTGTTCTCCGGGCGAGCCGAGGACGCGATCGTCCACCTCGACCGCGCGGCGACCGGCCACCGCCGCCGCGGCGCGGACGCACTGGAGATGAGTGCGCGGTTCATGCAGTCCTACGCCCTGGCGTCGGTGGGCCGGGGCGCCGAGGCGGAGAGCGTCGCCACGGACGTCGTGGACCGGGCCGGCACCACCGGAGACCACCTCAACCACGGCTGGGCCTGGTGGATGCGGGCCTACGCGCGGTGGAAGCTCGGCGACCCGGCCGCCGCCGAGGACGCGCTGCGTGAGGTCCTCCTCGTGCAGCGGAACTTCCGGGACCGGGTGTGTATCGCCGGCACCGTCGCCCTGCTGGCGGTCGTCGCCGAGTCCCGGGGTGACGCCGCGCGGGCCGACGAGCTCGCCGTCACGGCCGTGGGGCTGTTCACCGCGATCGGGACCGAACCGGAGTCGTTGGGCTGGGATTTCAGCCGTGCGTGGACCGCCACAGCAGCCACGATCGCCGCCCGCTCCGGCGTCGACGACCTCGCCACCGTCGCCAGGGCCGTCATCGTCGACCAGGACGAGGCGCAGATCGTCCGGGACCTGATCGAGCAGCTCGGACGGCCACGGACGGGAGCAGCTCACGACGCGGAGCCGTTGGCCGTGCTGACCCGCCGGGAACGGGAGGTCGCCGGTCTGGTGGCGGCGGGGCTGACCAACCGGGAGATCGCGGCACAGCTCGTCATCGCCCCACGGACCGCCGATGGTCACGTCGAGCGGATCCTGTCCAAGCTGGGTGTTCGTCGACGCTCGATGGTGGCTGCCCTCGTCGTCTCCGCTGCTGCACCTGCCGAGCCGGCGAACTCTCCTCATCGTGGAGCCGCGGACGATCCGCGGCGTCCGTTCGGGCTCTGA
- the sigJ gene encoding RNA polymerase sigma factor SigJ, whose product MFERHRSTLLSVAYRILASSADAEDIVQEAWLRWDATDRTGVEAPRRFLITVVSRLAIDRVRVVTRRRETYVGPWLPEPVHSATAVLGPAETAAQRDTLSLATLRLLERLSAPERAVFVLREAFDLPYAEIAGILDLTEAGARQLHRRASTRLAAGRPRYTADLAIHRRLVERFLAAAGSGDRESLQSLLVQDVTLWSDGGGKVRAALRPVSGADRVARLLCGILAKHSAPVLRIIEINGHPGLLVELSGNWHVCSVEVTEAALISGVQWMSNPDKLERLLGVDRLARMWL is encoded by the coding sequence GTGTTCGAACGGCACCGGTCGACGCTCCTGAGCGTGGCGTACCGCATCCTGGCGAGCTCCGCCGATGCCGAAGACATCGTCCAGGAGGCCTGGCTCCGGTGGGATGCGACGGACCGGACGGGCGTCGAGGCACCCCGCCGGTTCCTGATCACGGTCGTGTCGCGGCTGGCGATCGACCGGGTTCGTGTGGTCACCCGTCGCCGGGAGACCTACGTCGGTCCCTGGCTCCCCGAACCAGTGCACAGCGCGACGGCAGTGCTCGGGCCCGCCGAGACGGCCGCCCAGAGGGACACCCTCTCCCTCGCCACTCTGCGGCTCCTGGAGCGGCTCTCGGCGCCCGAGAGAGCGGTGTTCGTGTTGCGGGAGGCGTTCGACCTCCCGTACGCGGAGATCGCCGGGATCCTGGACCTCACCGAGGCAGGTGCCCGCCAGTTGCACCGGCGCGCCTCGACGAGGCTCGCCGCCGGTCGGCCCCGCTACACCGCAGACCTGGCCATCCACCGCAGGCTCGTCGAGCGCTTCCTCGCCGCCGCCGGCAGCGGGGACCGGGAGTCCCTGCAGTCGCTGCTCGTCCAGGACGTGACGCTGTGGAGCGACGGTGGAGGGAAGGTGCGAGCCGCGCTCCGGCCGGTGTCGGGTGCCGACCGGGTTGCCCGGTTGCTGTGCGGAATCCTCGCCAAGCACTCCGCACCCGTCCTCCGGATCATCGAGATCAACGGTCATCCCGGACTGCTCGTCGAGCTCAGCGGGAACTGGCACGTCTGCTCGGTCGAGGTCACCGAGGCCGCTCTGATCTCGGGCGTGCAGTGGATGTCGAACCCGGACAAGCTCGAGCGCCTGCTCGGGGTCGACCGGCTTGCGAGGATGTGGCTGTGA
- a CDS encoding carboxymuconolactone decarboxylase family protein: MMIADPTREVPPMQQRLKMEKVAPEAYRKVLDLNTYAMANVDPTLLELVKLRASMINGCAFCVDMHSTDATNAGENPRRLFALSAWTESSFFTREERAALALTDAVTRIGEAGVPDAVWDEARAVFSEKEIADVVMAVIMMNAFNRIAVSTRQTPRLDA, from the coding sequence ATGATGATCGCTGACCCCACGAGAGAGGTTCCGCCGATGCAGCAGCGTCTGAAGATGGAGAAGGTCGCTCCCGAGGCCTACCGCAAGGTGCTCGACCTGAACACCTATGCCATGGCCAACGTCGACCCGACACTGCTGGAACTGGTCAAGCTACGTGCCTCGATGATCAACGGCTGCGCCTTCTGCGTGGACATGCACAGCACGGACGCGACCAACGCGGGTGAGAACCCCCGGCGGCTGTTCGCCCTGTCGGCGTGGACCGAGTCCTCCTTCTTCACCCGGGAGGAACGGGCGGCACTGGCTCTGACCGACGCCGTGACGAGGATCGGCGAAGCGGGTGTTCCCGACGCGGTCTGGGACGAGGCGCGCGCGGTCTTCTCCGAGAAGGAGATCGCGGACGTCGTGATGGCCGTCATCATGATGAACGCCTTCAACCGGATCGCGGTCAGCACCCGCCAGACCCCCCGCCTGGACGCATGA
- the sigJ gene encoding RNA polymerase sigma factor SigJ: MAGTNVRRLTFRCPTSSWCRGVVTMAGQEIDAEVLGERRHLLSLAFRMLGTVAEAEDVVQETYIRWYRMSRAQRDAVEVPRAWLTRVASRVCLDVLGSARMRRERYVGPWLPEPVPTLAFIDPKRDDPAERATLDESVSTALLVVLESMSPAERVSFVLHDVFAVPFAEIAEVVGRTPAACRQLASSARRRVHSAREAKVSRAAHDATVRAFAAAARAGDLAGLIAVLDPDVVLRSDGGGIVSAARHPVVGADRVARFLLGALEKNPAAEVIDQETPDGLGFALWVEGRVTGVVTMEVTRSVVTDVRMVLNPEKLTFWN; the protein is encoded by the coding sequence GTGGCCGGCACGAACGTCAGGCGCCTGACGTTCCGGTGCCCGACGTCGTCCTGGTGTCGAGGGGTGGTGACTATGGCCGGTCAGGAGATCGACGCCGAGGTGCTCGGCGAGCGGCGGCACTTGCTGTCGCTGGCCTTCCGGATGCTCGGGACGGTGGCCGAGGCCGAGGACGTCGTCCAGGAGACCTACATCCGCTGGTATCGGATGAGCCGGGCTCAGCGTGACGCCGTGGAGGTCCCGCGGGCTTGGCTCACGCGAGTTGCGAGTCGGGTGTGCCTCGACGTGCTCGGTTCGGCTCGGATGCGCCGCGAGCGCTACGTCGGCCCGTGGCTGCCCGAGCCGGTGCCCACGCTCGCGTTCATCGACCCGAAGCGGGACGACCCGGCGGAGCGAGCGACTCTCGACGAATCGGTCAGTACGGCCTTGCTGGTCGTGCTGGAGTCGATGAGCCCGGCCGAGCGGGTTTCGTTCGTTCTGCACGACGTCTTCGCGGTGCCGTTCGCCGAGATCGCCGAGGTCGTCGGGCGCACGCCGGCGGCCTGCCGCCAGCTCGCCAGCTCTGCCCGAAGGCGAGTGCACAGCGCCCGAGAGGCGAAGGTTTCCCGGGCGGCCCACGACGCGACGGTGCGTGCGTTCGCCGCGGCCGCCCGGGCCGGGGACCTGGCCGGGCTCATCGCCGTGCTCGACCCCGACGTCGTCCTGCGCTCGGACGGTGGTGGCATCGTGTCCGCGGCCCGGCACCCGGTCGTCGGTGCCGACAGGGTCGCTCGCTTCCTGCTCGGCGCGCTGGAGAAGAACCCGGCGGCCGAAGTCATCGACCAGGAGACCCCGGACGGTCTCGGATTCGCCCTGTGGGTCGAGGGGCGGGTGACAGGGGTCGTGACGATGGAGGTCACGCGGTCCGTGGTGACCGACGTCCGGATGGTGCTGAACCCCGAGAAGCTGACCTTCTGGAACTGA
- a CDS encoding RrF2 family transcriptional regulator gives MSQGVEWTLHVLLTLAWLDDDEPVTVGQLAAGHDLPAPYLNKQLQALARAEILESTPGARGGFRLARPASSISLMDVVAAVEGTQEAFRCTEIRLRGVGESLPGSSFDAPCTISASMRRAELAWRRELAAQTIDDVRSEADSHAPGARDATRRAYGRPVG, from the coding sequence ATGAGCCAGGGCGTCGAATGGACGCTCCACGTACTCCTCACCCTGGCATGGCTCGACGACGACGAACCGGTCACGGTCGGCCAGCTCGCCGCCGGACACGACCTTCCGGCCCCCTACCTGAACAAGCAGCTCCAAGCCCTGGCCCGGGCGGAGATCCTCGAGTCCACGCCCGGTGCGCGCGGCGGATTCCGGCTGGCCCGACCGGCGTCCTCGATCAGCCTGATGGACGTGGTGGCAGCCGTCGAAGGCACCCAGGAGGCCTTCCGCTGCACCGAGATCCGCCTACGGGGAGTGGGCGAGTCCCTGCCGGGATCCTCCTTCGACGCACCGTGCACCATCAGCGCATCGATGCGACGGGCCGAGCTCGCGTGGAGGCGCGAGCTGGCCGCACAGACCATCGACGACGTACGCAGCGAAGCCGACAGCCACGCCCCCGGGGCCCGGGACGCGACCCGTCGCGCCTACGGACGACCGGTCGGCTGA
- a CDS encoding 2-oxo acid dehydrogenase subunit E2, giving the protein MILRTTLSCDHRAIDGAAGASFL; this is encoded by the coding sequence CTGATCCTGCGCACCACCCTCTCCTGCGACCACCGGGCGATCGACGGCGCCGCCGGCGCGTCGTTCCTGTGA
- a CDS encoding FCD domain-containing protein translates to MRELLDERRSLVGDDASSSVAADLRFRGAVAAAARNRLLSELYSQLRQSLDAALTDLVDEPELPDTGAPTTNHCSSHWKQATRTGLPEPPSATST, encoded by the coding sequence GTGCGGGAACTTCTCGACGAGCGCCGGTCGCTCGTCGGTGACGACGCATCGTCCTCCGTCGCCGCCGACCTGCGGTTCCGCGGGGCCGTCGCCGCCGCCGCGCGGAACCGGCTCCTGAGCGAGCTCTACAGCCAGCTGCGCCAGTCCCTCGATGCCGCACTCACCGACCTCGTCGACGAGCCGGAGCTCCCCGACACCGGGGCACCGACCACGAATCACTGCTCCTCGCACTGGAAGCAGGCGACCCGGACCGGGCTGCCCGAGCCACCGTCGGCCACTTCGACATGA
- a CDS encoding NAD(P)/FAD-dependent oxidoreductase, producing METTKQDESARVLVLGAGYGGLMAALRAADHATVTLVDPSSEFTERVRQHELAAGRATIGHPLAPLLRRKRIRHVPARATALDAHQRIVTTDSGEKLGYDRLVYALGSRTRGTGDGDGRVFTSETAAQLHKRLQDGPGRLVVVGGGATGIETAAELGEVTDWEVELVTAGQVGPSLSPKGRAHVREVLRALGVTLREGAAVTPADLDADAVVWNASLQPNTELATAAGITVGADGRITVDEHLRAVSHPDVYAAGDAAGAWTRDAGALRMACATALPVGTRAGRNAAADLTGDEPRPLRFRYQAQVLSLGRHDGLVQKVRRDDSPTDLVVTGRLAALAKEQVVRTTVRTLRLAAR from the coding sequence ATGGAGACGACGAAGCAGGATGAGAGCGCGCGGGTACTGGTCCTGGGGGCCGGGTACGGCGGGCTGATGGCGGCACTGCGCGCGGCCGACCACGCGACGGTCACGCTGGTCGACCCGTCCTCGGAGTTCACCGAGCGGGTCCGCCAGCACGAGCTCGCCGCGGGTCGCGCCACGATCGGTCACCCGCTGGCCCCGCTGCTGCGACGCAAGCGCATCCGGCACGTGCCCGCCCGCGCCACCGCCCTGGACGCCCACCAGAGGATCGTCACCACCGACAGCGGCGAGAAGCTCGGCTACGACCGCCTGGTCTACGCACTCGGTAGCCGCACCCGCGGCACCGGCGACGGCGACGGCCGCGTCTTCACCTCCGAGACCGCCGCCCAGCTGCACAAGAGACTGCAGGACGGCCCCGGCAGGCTCGTGGTCGTCGGCGGCGGCGCCACCGGCATCGAGACCGCCGCCGAGCTCGGCGAGGTCACCGACTGGGAGGTCGAGCTCGTGACCGCGGGCCAGGTCGGCCCGTCGCTCTCGCCGAAGGGCCGCGCCCACGTCCGCGAGGTGCTGCGCGCACTCGGCGTGACCCTGCGGGAAGGCGCCGCCGTCACACCGGCCGACCTCGACGCCGACGCCGTCGTCTGGAACGCCTCCCTGCAACCGAACACCGAGCTGGCAACCGCCGCCGGTATCACCGTGGGCGCCGACGGCCGGATCACCGTCGACGAGCACCTCCGGGCGGTGTCACACCCTGACGTCTACGCCGCCGGTGACGCCGCAGGGGCCTGGACACGCGACGCCGGCGCCCTGCGCATGGCGTGCGCCACCGCGCTTCCGGTCGGCACCCGCGCCGGGCGCAACGCAGCCGCCGACCTGACCGGCGACGAGCCCCGCCCCCTGCGGTTCCGCTACCAGGCCCAGGTGCTGAGCCTCGGCCGCCACGACGGCCTGGTCCAGAAGGTCCGCCGCGACGACTCCCCCACCGACCTGGTCGTCACCGGCCGCCTCGCCGCCCTCGCCAAGGAGCAGGTGGTCCGCACCACCGTGCGGACCCTGCGACTCGCGGCCCGCTGA
- a CDS encoding NAD(P)/FAD-dependent oxidoreductase, giving the protein MSHILVIGGGFAGVWAAAGAVRARREAGAPDDAVTVTLISAADDLTIRPRLYEDDAQGKRVALDRVLGPIGVRRVAATVTGIDTATRTVTALGRDGSTLELTYDRLVLASGSRVLTPPVEGARHLFDVDTLPAAAALESHIGRLGTVPGGDERFTAVVVGAGFTGLEVATELPTRIRAAAGGREVRVVLVERADAVGPELGPGPRPEILAALEHAGVEVLLNTSLQSLDPQRAVLSDGTVIPTRTVIWTAGMRASALTGQIPGSRDAIGRLAVDEHLRVIGVDGVYAAGDTAAAVAEDGHVVMQSCQHAVPQGKLAGANVGADTLGLPLVPFAPNPYVTCLDLGPYGAVLTTGWDRTVAQTGAEAKKLKHTINSEWIYPPFDDAATILDLADHRTTWPFETVEDTAS; this is encoded by the coding sequence ATGTCTCATATCCTGGTTATCGGCGGCGGGTTCGCCGGGGTCTGGGCGGCGGCCGGTGCCGTGCGCGCACGACGCGAGGCAGGCGCGCCCGACGACGCCGTCACCGTGACGCTGATCAGCGCCGCGGACGACCTCACCATCCGGCCGCGCCTCTACGAGGACGACGCGCAGGGCAAGCGGGTCGCCCTGGACCGGGTCCTCGGTCCGATCGGCGTGCGACGCGTCGCCGCCACCGTCACCGGCATCGACACCGCCACCCGCACCGTCACCGCACTGGGCCGGGACGGCTCGACGCTGGAGCTGACCTACGACCGACTCGTCCTCGCCTCGGGCAGCCGCGTGCTGACCCCACCGGTCGAAGGCGCCCGACACCTCTTCGACGTCGACACGCTGCCCGCCGCGGCCGCCCTCGAGTCCCACATCGGACGGCTCGGCACGGTGCCCGGCGGCGACGAGCGCTTCACCGCGGTCGTCGTCGGCGCCGGGTTCACCGGTCTTGAGGTCGCCACCGAACTCCCCACCCGGATCCGCGCCGCCGCCGGCGGACGCGAGGTCCGCGTCGTCCTGGTCGAGCGCGCCGACGCCGTCGGCCCGGAGCTCGGCCCCGGCCCCCGCCCGGAGATCCTCGCCGCCCTGGAACACGCCGGCGTCGAGGTCCTGCTCAACACCTCCCTGCAGTCGCTCGACCCGCAGCGCGCGGTCCTGTCCGACGGCACCGTGATCCCCACCCGCACCGTCATCTGGACCGCCGGCATGCGCGCCAGCGCCCTGACCGGCCAGATCCCCGGCAGCCGCGACGCCATCGGCAGACTCGCGGTCGACGAGCACCTGCGCGTGATCGGGGTCGACGGCGTCTACGCCGCGGGCGACACCGCCGCAGCCGTCGCCGAGGACGGCCACGTCGTCATGCAGAGCTGCCAACACGCCGTCCCCCAGGGCAAGCTCGCCGGGGCCAACGTCGGCGCCGACACCCTCGGGCTCCCCCTCGTCCCGTTCGCGCCCAACCCCTACGTCACCTGCCTGGACCTCGGCCCCTACGGGGCCGTGCTCACCACCGGATGGGACCGCACCGTCGCCCAGACCGGCGCCGAAGCCAAGAAGCTCAAGCACACCATCAACAGCGAGTGGATCTACCCACCGTTCGACGACGCCGCCACGATCCTCGACCTCGCCGACCACCGCACCACCTGGCCGTTCGAGACGGTCGAGGACACGGCCTCCTGA
- a CDS encoding IclR family transcriptional regulator, whose product MPRVATGESVLSRAVRLFEVFGSNRRELTVTEIARRSGLHVATASRLIAELVRLELLTRTENGRVHIGMRMWELAQRASPALTLREAAMPYLEDLHAVVGHSVQLGVLDGQEVLFLERLAAPGAVVNITRIAGRLPLHASSSGMVLLAHGPAEVREKILFGALKRFTPYTVTDPRRLRQVLADVRRDGHVVNNGHIHVDATGVAVPVRDGAGTVVAALSAVVPNDGRAFAVVPVLKAAARGIGRSVAHGGRG is encoded by the coding sequence ATGCCTAGGGTGGCGACCGGGGAGTCGGTGCTGTCGCGCGCCGTTCGTCTGTTCGAGGTGTTCGGCTCGAACCGTCGCGAGCTCACCGTCACCGAGATCGCCCGCCGCTCCGGGCTGCACGTGGCCACGGCGTCCCGGTTGATCGCCGAGCTGGTCCGGCTCGAGTTGCTCACCCGCACCGAGAACGGCCGCGTCCACATCGGCATGCGGATGTGGGAGCTGGCGCAGCGGGCCTCACCGGCGCTCACCCTGCGCGAGGCGGCCATGCCCTACCTCGAGGACCTGCACGCCGTCGTCGGCCACAGCGTGCAGCTCGGTGTGCTCGACGGGCAGGAGGTCCTGTTCCTGGAGCGGCTCGCTGCTCCGGGCGCGGTCGTCAACATCACCCGGATCGCCGGGCGGCTACCGCTGCACGCCTCGTCGTCGGGCATGGTCCTGCTCGCCCACGGCCCGGCGGAGGTGCGCGAGAAGATCCTGTTCGGGGCGCTGAAGCGCTTCACCCCGTACACGGTGACCGATCCGCGGCGGCTGCGGCAGGTGCTCGCGGATGTCCGCCGGGACGGGCACGTGGTCAACAACGGGCACATCCACGTGGACGCGACGGGCGTGGCCGTCCCGGTGCGGGACGGTGCGGGCACCGTTGTGGCGGCACTCTCGGCAGTCGTGCCGAACGACGGACGAGCGTTCGCTGTCGTGCCGGTACTCAAGGCCGCCGCGCGCGGGATCGGCCGGAGCGTCGCACACGGTGGCCGGGGGTGA
- a CDS encoding 2,4'-dihydroxyacetophenone dioxygenase family protein, whose translation MTSLLQTDLISLAQTVLDHQVEDSYLAADEVDSPWMPYGSPQVLTRYLSFDPRNGRTHALLKSTVSGAVGTHRHRGQVTAYTLSGSWGYLEYDWVSRAGDFVEEYPGAVHTLYTENGFEGFFVINGSLEYVDEEGAVVDTHDVFWFIDHYLRHCKENGLPVNKALFRS comes from the coding sequence ATGACCTCCCTCCTGCAGACCGATCTGATCTCTCTCGCGCAGACAGTGCTCGACCACCAGGTCGAGGACTCCTACCTGGCCGCCGACGAGGTCGACTCGCCGTGGATGCCCTACGGCAGTCCACAGGTGCTCACCCGCTACCTGTCGTTCGATCCGCGCAATGGACGGACCCATGCCCTGCTCAAGAGCACGGTGTCCGGCGCCGTCGGTACGCACCGGCACCGAGGACAGGTCACCGCCTACACGCTGTCGGGCAGCTGGGGCTACCTCGAGTACGACTGGGTGTCGAGGGCCGGTGACTTCGTCGAGGAGTACCCGGGGGCGGTCCACACCCTCTACACCGAGAACGGCTTCGAGGGCTTCTTCGTCATCAACGGCAGCCTCGAGTACGTCGACGAGGAGGGCGCTGTCGTCGATACCCACGACGTGTTCTGGTTCATCGACCACTACCTGCGCCACTGCAAGGAGAACGGGCTGCCGGTGAACAAGGCACTGTTCCGCTCCTGA
- a CDS encoding PLP-dependent transferase, giving the protein MTWSFETLALHAGAAPDPATGARATAIYRTTSYVFTDADHAAAAFALQDLETHAHARLSNPTTAVAKARIAALDPDGCVSRSVDSAVAGRGVRPATGRRSTRRQERNSALFTGSPFSLQWRR; this is encoded by the coding sequence GTGACCTGGTCGTTCGAGACCCTGGCACTGCACGCCGGGGCGGCACCCGACCCGGCGACCGGCGCCCGCGCCACAGCGATCTACCGGACCACGTCCTACGTGTTCACCGACGCCGACCACGCCGCCGCCGCGTTCGCGCTGCAGGACCTGGAGACCCACGCCCACGCGCGGCTGTCCAACCCCACGACGGCCGTGGCCAAGGCCCGCATCGCCGCGCTCGACCCGGATGGGTGCGTGTCGCGCAGCGTCGACAGCGCGGTCGCCGGGCGCGGTGTGCGCCCGGCGACAGGGAGGAGGAGCACTCGTCGTCAGGAGCGGAACAGTGCCTTGTTCACCGGCAGCCCGTTCTCCTTGCAGTGGCGCAGGTAG
- a CDS encoding 2-oxoglutarate and iron-dependent oxygenase domain-containing protein has translation MSTSALPVIDLSRFRGADPSAFLAELRRAAHEGGFFYVVGHGVPDEVTGGLAELTRRFFALPLEKRLEIENIASPQFRGYTRVGAERTAGAADRREQIDIGPERAALDLAPGDPDHLRPTGRTRCSAGCVRTRPWRSAGGPR, from the coding sequence GTGAGCACGTCCGCACTTCCCGTCATCGACCTCTCCCGGTTCCGGGGGGCCGACCCGTCGGCGTTCCTGGCCGAGCTGCGCCGGGCCGCGCACGAGGGGGGCTTCTTCTACGTCGTCGGGCACGGTGTCCCTGACGAGGTCACCGGCGGCCTGGCCGAGCTGACCCGCCGGTTCTTCGCGCTCCCGCTGGAGAAGCGCCTGGAGATCGAGAACATCGCCTCACCGCAGTTCCGCGGGTACACCCGGGTCGGCGCGGAGCGGACGGCCGGGGCGGCCGACCGGCGCGAGCAGATCGACATCGGGCCTGAGCGGGCGGCGCTGGACCTCGCGCCCGGCGACCCCGACCATCTGCGGCCCACGGGGAGAACGCGCTGCTCGGCTGGCTGCGTTCGCACCCGGCCGTGGCGCAGCGCTGGTGGCCCGAGGTAG